A stretch of the Vibrio aphrogenes genome encodes the following:
- a CDS encoding succinylglutamate desuccinylase/aspartoacylase family protein has translation MHLLKELKLVGVVNSKRGDKRRVKKNSPFEFMGHTVQAGERKVLEIEAAKLYTHSPLSIPVEIIHGKQAGPILMVNAAIHGDELNGVEIVRQLIEKIDADKLKGTLIAVPIVNVFGFIHKSRYLPDRRDLNRCFPGSEKGSLASRIAYTFFTDVAKKADYIIDLHTGAIHRTNLPQIRACLDNHETLLMAKAFGTPVIIDAALRDGSLRAEAEKFGTPVLTYEAGEALRFEPIAINAGILGVQRVMQALGMQRMSRKKVPDSVIAKSTNWVRAESDGILRTMVTLGDRVNKGQVLAYISSPLGHEEITMNAPKDGIVIGQQTLPLVNEGDAVFHLAYFTEDNDEVGEKVESYIDQVIEHVEAKEESITTGFIAVPNQDR, from the coding sequence ATGCATCTGTTAAAGGAACTAAAACTCGTGGGCGTGGTTAACTCAAAGCGTGGCGATAAAAGAAGAGTAAAGAAAAACTCTCCTTTCGAATTTATGGGCCATACCGTACAAGCCGGTGAAAGAAAAGTACTCGAAATTGAAGCGGCGAAGCTCTATACCCATTCCCCGTTATCAATTCCGGTCGAAATTATTCATGGTAAACAAGCTGGCCCGATCCTGATGGTGAATGCGGCTATCCATGGTGATGAGCTCAATGGGGTTGAGATTGTTCGTCAATTAATTGAAAAAATTGATGCCGACAAGCTCAAAGGCACCTTAATTGCCGTTCCTATTGTAAACGTGTTTGGCTTTATCCATAAATCTCGTTATTTACCCGATCGCCGCGATTTGAACCGCTGCTTTCCTGGCTCAGAGAAAGGATCATTGGCCTCACGCATTGCCTATACCTTTTTTACCGATGTAGCCAAAAAAGCCGATTATATTATCGACTTACATACGGGAGCGATTCATCGAACCAACTTGCCACAAATTCGTGCTTGTTTGGATAACCATGAAACGCTGTTGATGGCCAAAGCCTTTGGTACGCCAGTTATTATCGATGCGGCCTTACGTGATGGTTCACTACGTGCTGAAGCAGAAAAATTTGGCACGCCAGTGTTGACCTATGAAGCCGGTGAAGCGCTACGTTTTGAACCGATTGCTATTAATGCTGGTATCCTTGGCGTACAACGTGTCATGCAAGCTTTAGGCATGCAACGTATGAGTCGTAAAAAAGTACCTGATTCGGTTATTGCGAAATCAACCAATTGGGTACGTGCGGAAAGTGATGGTATTTTACGTACCATGGTGACGCTGGGCGACCGCGTGAATAAAGGTCAAGTTTTGGCCTATATCAGCTCTCCGCTTGGTCATGAAGAAATCACCATGAACGCTCCCAAGGACGGCATTGTCATTGGTCAACAAACCTTACCATTGGTCAATGAAGGTGATGCGGTGTTCCACTTAGCTTACTTTACTGAAGATAATGATGAAGTTGGTGAAAAAGTGGAAAGTTACATCGATCAAGTCATTGAGCATGTCGAAGCCAAAGAAGAAAGTATCACTACTGGCTTTATTGCGGTGCCTAATCAAGACCGCTAA
- the ppnP gene encoding pyrimidine/purine nucleoside phosphorylase yields MIKENTYFEGSVKSLGFTQQDGDSSVGVMAVGEYTFGTAAPERMTVIKGALTVKLPNTQDWITYQSGESFNVIGNASFDLKVDVDTAYLCEYL; encoded by the coding sequence ATGATCAAAGAAAATACTTATTTTGAAGGCAGTGTTAAGTCACTTGGTTTTACTCAGCAAGATGGTGATAGCAGTGTCGGCGTAATGGCTGTTGGGGAATATACTTTTGGTACGGCGGCCCCAGAGCGTATGACAGTGATCAAAGGAGCGCTGACGGTAAAACTGCCGAATACACAAGACTGGATCACTTATCAATCTGGTGAATCATTTAATGTGATTGGCAATGCCTCGTTTGATCTTAAAGTGGATGTTGATACCGCTTATCTTTGCGAATACCTCTAA
- a CDS encoding AEC family transporter, producing MSGIIEQFLFSASITGPICLMLLLGVLLRRLQIINDSFIDIASKLVFKVTLPALLFLSIIRSESISDNSLSLVSFAVIANIAFFLFSTLTVNSLMKESSQNGVIIQGAFRSNTGIIGLAYVANAYGNEGVALAAIYVAAVTVLYNILAVITLSPKSQTNDTHAYKVMLISILKNPLIIAILLAFMVHELSISLPQMILHTGQYFANMTLPLALLCTGGSLNISELRHDKAANIISSSYKLILCPLLLTLAGYWMGFQGLELGIIFFMSSAPAAAASYVMARAMGGNATLAANIIALTTVGSILTCTLGIVILSSFQLM from the coding sequence ATGTCAGGCATTATTGAGCAATTTCTTTTTTCCGCCTCCATAACGGGCCCTATTTGTTTGATGTTATTACTGGGCGTCTTATTACGACGTCTGCAAATTATTAACGACAGCTTTATTGATATTGCTTCTAAGCTCGTCTTTAAGGTTACTCTGCCTGCCCTTTTGTTTCTTAGTATTATTCGTTCAGAATCCATCAGTGACAATAGTCTGTCTCTAGTGAGTTTTGCCGTTATTGCTAATATCGCTTTCTTTTTATTTTCGACCCTCACCGTCAATAGCTTGATGAAAGAGAGCAGTCAAAATGGGGTGATTATTCAAGGAGCCTTTCGCTCTAACACTGGCATTATTGGCTTAGCTTATGTGGCCAATGCTTATGGCAACGAAGGAGTTGCTTTAGCCGCAATTTATGTGGCCGCTGTAACCGTACTTTATAATATTTTAGCCGTGATCACTTTGTCGCCTAAAAGCCAAACAAACGATACTCACGCCTATAAAGTGATGCTGATTTCCATCCTAAAAAATCCATTGATCATTGCCATATTGCTCGCGTTTATGGTGCATGAGCTATCGATTTCTTTACCTCAAATGATCCTGCATACTGGACAATATTTTGCCAACATGACCCTACCATTAGCCTTGTTATGTACCGGAGGCTCTTTAAACATCAGTGAATTACGTCACGACAAAGCCGCCAATATCATTTCGAGCAGCTACAAACTGATTTTATGCCCACTATTATTAACCCTGGCTGGTTATTGGATGGGCTTTCAAGGGTTAGAATTAGGCATTATCTTTTTTATGAGCTCTGCGCCCGCCGCGGCCGCCAGTTATGTTATGGCACGAGCAATGGGAGGGAATGCGACCTTGGCCGCCAATATCATTGCACTAACCACAGTTGGTTCTATTCTCACCTGTACGTTAGGTATCGTTATTCTTTCCAGTTTTCAGTTAATGTAA
- the yjeH gene encoding L-methionine/branched-chain amino acid transporter: protein MSQQLKKEITLLGGVGQLSTTLLGTGLFMIPALAANLAGEWSLWAWVILLLAICPVALTFALLGKQFPNAGGTAYFVKQAFNSKTERSVAWLFLSVLPVGLPAALTLAGGFGKALLPDWLAHQYLAELITLFLILSLTLLGSKSSSQFQALIALSIFALVAVFFWQGNIQLTDIAMPSLNPSAIMPLGTALAVMFWCFVGIEAFSHMGEEFKNPQRDFPIAIILGCFVAGFIYWACSVVILKFHAFEPNIAAHSSIPWLSEQLLGNKLGIVITVIGYFACFASINLYSQSMIRLVWAQSRDYQPTSRLAKLSPRGVPSYATYMVALVLFLSISFGHIVNLDLELLVKLANSVFVLLYLLAMVSAFRLLSGWAKYLAGFSTVLCTIVFLCLGWSMLYAVTIFALLMLPWGRWLRKKTPLSPSQHISG from the coding sequence ATGAGCCAACAATTAAAAAAAGAAATTACTTTGCTTGGTGGGGTTGGGCAACTCTCCACGACATTATTAGGTACGGGCTTATTTATGATCCCAGCCCTCGCTGCAAATCTTGCCGGTGAATGGTCATTGTGGGCGTGGGTAATTTTATTGTTAGCGATCTGCCCAGTAGCACTGACTTTCGCCTTACTCGGCAAGCAATTTCCCAATGCGGGAGGAACTGCCTACTTTGTCAAACAAGCCTTTAACAGTAAAACTGAGCGCAGTGTCGCCTGGCTATTTCTCAGTGTTTTACCGGTTGGGCTGCCCGCCGCTTTAACGCTGGCCGGTGGATTTGGCAAAGCTTTATTACCCGATTGGCTAGCTCATCAATATCTTGCCGAACTCATTACTCTATTTCTTATCTTGAGCTTGACCTTATTAGGCAGTAAATCGTCTTCTCAATTTCAAGCCTTAATTGCTTTAAGTATTTTTGCGCTAGTGGCAGTCTTTTTCTGGCAAGGAAATATCCAACTGACAGATATTGCTATGCCTTCACTAAACCCTTCCGCCATCATGCCATTAGGAACCGCTTTAGCCGTGATGTTTTGGTGCTTTGTCGGTATCGAAGCATTTTCTCACATGGGAGAAGAATTTAAGAACCCGCAACGAGACTTTCCCATTGCCATCATTTTAGGCTGTTTTGTTGCCGGATTTATTTACTGGGCTTGTTCGGTAGTGATTTTAAAATTCCATGCCTTTGAACCCAATATTGCCGCGCACAGCTCCATTCCTTGGCTCAGCGAACAATTACTCGGTAATAAACTCGGCATTGTCATTACCGTCATTGGTTATTTTGCGTGTTTTGCCAGTATTAATCTGTATAGCCAAAGTATGATCAGGTTAGTCTGGGCACAAAGCCGTGACTATCAACCCACCAGCCGTCTTGCAAAACTGTCCCCTCGCGGTGTTCCGTCTTATGCGACTTATATGGTGGCTTTGGTGTTGTTTTTATCTATCTCATTTGGTCATATTGTTAACTTAGATCTTGAACTGCTCGTTAAGCTAGCCAACAGCGTCTTTGTGCTCCTGTACTTGTTAGCCATGGTGTCAGCGTTCCGATTACTCAGCGGGTGGGCAAAATATTTGGCCGGCTTCTCCACAGTTCTTTGCACCATCGTCTTCCTTTGTCTCGGTTGGAGCATGTTATATGCGGTGACTATTTTTGCCCTTTTGATGCTCCCTTGGGGACGTTGGCTACGAAAAAAAACACCGTTATCACCGAGTCAACACATCAGCGGCTAA
- a CDS encoding MATE family efflux transporter, producing the protein MANGAQPLLSYFFGAKQGDKVAAVLAIALKVVVCLGVTVVIGLNLFPEAVVSLFSRQDQALFDATTHAMRLHLFALALDGFIFVTSVYFMSVNQGGKALLVSAGNILIQLPFLYFLPQWLGLDGIWLSVPLSNVVLSMVIIPMLWADVRNKQQGLTHSSMESVSR; encoded by the coding sequence ATTGCCAATGGTGCACAACCATTATTAAGTTATTTCTTTGGGGCCAAACAAGGCGACAAGGTAGCTGCGGTGCTAGCCATCGCCTTAAAGGTGGTGGTGTGTCTTGGAGTCACGGTGGTGATAGGGTTAAACCTATTTCCAGAAGCGGTGGTGAGTTTATTTAGTCGCCAAGATCAGGCGCTATTTGATGCCACCACCCATGCGATGAGACTGCACTTATTTGCTCTCGCTCTAGATGGCTTCATCTTTGTGACCTCGGTTTATTTTATGTCGGTTAACCAAGGCGGGAAAGCTTTGTTAGTGTCGGCGGGCAATATTTTAATTCAACTACCGTTTTTGTACTTCTTACCTCAATGGTTGGGGTTAGATGGTATTTGGTTAAGTGTGCCACTTTCTAATGTTGTGCTATCGATGGTTATCATTCCGATGCTCTGGGCCGATGTCCGGAATAAACAACAAGGATTAACTCACTCTTCCATGGAATCGGTTAGCCGCTGA
- a CDS encoding MATE family efflux transporter: MNSIEIEQQALYQQPIHKVFWRFTIPSVMAMLVNGLYQVVDGMFVGHYIGYEGLAGINLAWPLIGVVAGLGIMIGMGGGSVVSIFRGEQNAPQAQSALSTSLWLSLIFGLVASFLLHLVGHRVLLAQGATQQVLSLSSEYVSVFSWGAIFTVAAAALPMLIRNDNSPNFSTLLLAIGAVLNILLDYVFIGIWSMGLKGAAIATLISQACVVVIAVGYFFSNQAYIRLNIKALQLNISLAQRSVSLGASSLLMFFYFGFIAAVHNKLLLELGSPLHVAAFAVIGYLGTLYYLTA; the protein is encoded by the coding sequence ATGAACTCCATCGAGATTGAGCAACAAGCCTTATATCAACAACCTATTCATAAAGTATTTTGGCGCTTTACCATTCCTTCTGTGATGGCGATGTTAGTGAATGGCCTGTATCAGGTCGTCGACGGTATGTTTGTTGGTCATTACATTGGTTACGAAGGCTTAGCAGGGATCAATCTTGCTTGGCCTTTAATTGGAGTTGTAGCCGGGCTGGGTATCATGATCGGCATGGGCGGTGGTAGTGTGGTGTCTATTTTTCGAGGTGAGCAAAATGCTCCACAGGCTCAATCTGCATTATCGACCAGCTTATGGTTATCACTAATATTTGGTTTGGTCGCTTCCTTTTTATTGCATTTGGTTGGTCATCGGGTGTTGTTGGCTCAAGGTGCGACACAACAAGTTTTATCTTTAAGTTCTGAATATGTATCGGTTTTTTCTTGGGGAGCGATTTTTACGGTTGCGGCGGCGGCCTTACCCATGCTGATTCGCAACGACAATAGTCCTAATTTCAGCACACTATTATTGGCGATAGGCGCGGTGCTGAATATTCTTCTTGATTATGTCTTTATTGGTATATGGAGCATGGGATTAAAAGGGGCAGCCATTGCGACTTTGATTTCTCAAGCGTGTGTGGTGGTGATTGCCGTGGGTTACTTTTTCTCTAATCAAGCTTACATTCGTTTGAATATTAAAGCACTGCAACTCAATATTAGCCTTGCGCAACGCAGTGTGTCTTTAGGGGCATCAAGCTTATTGATGTTTTTCTATTTTGGTTTTATTGCGGCGGTTCATAACAAGTTATTACTTGAGTTAGGCTCACCTTTACATGTTGCGGCCTTTGCGGTTATTGGTTACCTCGGCACCTTGTATTACCTGACCGCTTAG
- a CDS encoding peptide ABC transporter substrate-binding protein, protein MKLSSIAYSLLLSLPFIAQAAMIHPNDQLAEDQDLVRGNGAEPATLDPTFVNSGMPGDIIANDMFEGLLIEDSQGKIIAGQASKWSVSDDGKTVTFTLRDGITWSNGQPVLASDFVFAWQRAVDPKTGNNTGHYFTTANIENAGAILKGEKPSSALGIKAVDAKTLQVKLEKPTPYFFSLMSIKTFFPLPQKVVEKHGSHWTRPENMVTNGAYSLVKWVPNEYVEVVRNPHYWDNEHTVINKVTYLGLASQAAELARFQAGEIDMTNRVQLDYYQKLLKENPDQIKAQPLLGTYLYSFNTKHKPFDDVRVRQALSMAVDRDILVEKITGQGEPAAYSLVPETIPDYQLAMPDFFKLTSKQRMQKATELLKAAGFDQQHPLSFTLTYNTSENHKKIALALASMWKPLGVKVELRNMEWQGYVASKAVGDYQVARSWMFADYPEPSGLLNNFTCAHVANESGYCDPKFDALMAQAANETDKTQRYQLYHQAEDLLNQAEPFIPLHHYMHTRVVRETLKGLPENNPKGNIYAKDMYFVQP, encoded by the coding sequence ATGAAGTTATCGTCGATTGCCTATTCACTTTTATTGAGTTTACCTTTTATTGCACAAGCTGCGATGATTCACCCTAATGACCAGTTAGCAGAAGATCAAGATTTAGTCCGGGGTAATGGAGCAGAGCCGGCCACGCTCGATCCTACTTTTGTGAACTCAGGGATGCCAGGAGATATTATTGCCAATGATATGTTTGAAGGTTTGTTAATTGAAGACTCTCAAGGCAAGATCATTGCAGGCCAAGCGAGCAAATGGAGCGTCTCTGACGATGGGAAAACCGTCACTTTTACATTACGTGATGGGATAACATGGTCCAATGGGCAGCCAGTATTAGCATCGGATTTTGTCTTTGCATGGCAACGGGCTGTCGATCCTAAAACGGGCAATAATACTGGTCATTACTTTACCACTGCTAATATTGAGAATGCAGGCGCTATTTTAAAAGGTGAGAAACCTAGTTCTGCCTTGGGTATTAAAGCGGTAGATGCAAAAACCCTCCAAGTGAAGCTAGAAAAACCGACACCTTATTTTTTCAGTTTAATGAGTATTAAAACCTTCTTTCCATTGCCACAAAAAGTGGTTGAGAAGCATGGTTCACATTGGACTCGGCCTGAGAATATGGTCACTAATGGTGCGTATAGTTTAGTAAAATGGGTGCCGAACGAATATGTTGAAGTCGTCAGAAATCCACACTATTGGGATAATGAGCATACGGTTATCAATAAGGTCACATACCTTGGTCTCGCTTCACAAGCGGCTGAATTAGCTCGCTTTCAAGCAGGAGAAATTGATATGACGAATCGGGTGCAATTAGATTATTATCAAAAACTACTGAAAGAAAATCCTGACCAAATCAAAGCTCAGCCATTATTAGGGACATATTTATATTCTTTTAATACCAAGCATAAGCCATTTGACGATGTGCGAGTACGCCAAGCTTTGAGTATGGCAGTCGACCGCGATATTTTGGTCGAAAAGATCACCGGTCAAGGGGAGCCAGCCGCTTATTCTTTAGTGCCCGAAACCATTCCTGATTATCAATTAGCGATGCCTGATTTTTTCAAATTGACGTCAAAGCAGCGTATGCAAAAAGCCACTGAGTTATTAAAAGCTGCTGGGTTTGATCAGCAACATCCGTTGTCGTTTACTCTGACGTACAATACCAGTGAAAACCATAAAAAAATCGCATTAGCTTTAGCCTCAATGTGGAAACCGTTGGGAGTGAAAGTGGAATTAAGAAATATGGAATGGCAAGGTTATGTGGCAAGTAAAGCGGTGGGGGATTATCAAGTGGCCCGCTCGTGGATGTTTGCGGATTATCCAGAACCATCAGGACTTTTAAATAATTTTACTTGTGCTCATGTTGCCAATGAAAGCGGCTATTGCGATCCTAAGTTTGACGCTTTAATGGCACAAGCAGCGAATGAAACAGACAAAACACAACGTTACCAACTTTATCATCAGGCGGAAGATTTACTCAATCAAGCCGAACCTTTTATTCCTTTGCACCATTATATGCATACCCGGGTGGTACGTGAAACGTTGAAAGGGCTGCCAGAGAATAACCCTAAAGGTAATATTTATGCCAAAGACATGTATTTTGTCCAGCCTTGA
- a CDS encoding DUF368 domain-containing protein has translation MNYLFTYLKGLAMGAADVVPGVSGGTIAFITGVYDTLLNSIKKVNPSLFKLWKREGFKAVLTHINAGFLLALFGGILTSILTLAKLISWLLVTHPIPLWSFFFGLILISVVHILKQVEERRLIHVLFLFIGVGFAYTITVLQPIDMQPTSINLILAGAIAICAMILPGISGSFILLLLGIYPTILTAVKELNIPVLGLFTLGTVVGILSFSHVLSWLLNKYRAATLVFLTGLMVGTLPKIWPWKETISWRIDSHGARVPLVEQNLWPHQFEQIMGQPSQLVISIVCMLAGIGIVWLLEKVAQTKQ, from the coding sequence ATGAATTATCTTTTCACTTACCTAAAAGGTCTCGCGATGGGAGCTGCGGATGTAGTTCCTGGGGTATCTGGTGGTACAATTGCTTTTATTACCGGTGTTTATGACACTTTGCTAAACAGCATTAAAAAAGTAAACCCTAGCTTGTTTAAGCTATGGAAACGTGAGGGGTTTAAAGCAGTACTGACACATATTAATGCAGGTTTTCTTCTTGCTTTATTTGGCGGTATTCTGACCAGTATTTTAACCTTAGCGAAGTTAATTTCGTGGCTACTGGTAACCCACCCTATTCCATTGTGGTCTTTCTTCTTTGGCCTGATTTTGATTTCAGTTGTCCATATTTTAAAGCAGGTCGAGGAAAGACGGTTAATTCACGTACTCTTTTTGTTCATTGGCGTTGGCTTTGCTTATACCATTACGGTTTTACAGCCCATCGATATGCAACCAACCAGTATTAATTTAATCTTAGCTGGTGCCATTGCCATTTGTGCGATGATTCTACCGGGGATCTCAGGCAGCTTTATCTTACTATTATTAGGTATTTATCCAACAATCCTGACCGCGGTAAAAGAACTCAATATTCCCGTTTTAGGATTATTTACCCTTGGTACTGTCGTTGGGATACTCAGCTTCTCTCACGTATTATCTTGGCTATTAAATAAGTACCGTGCAGCAACTTTGGTCTTCTTAACTGGGTTAATGGTCGGGACACTACCTAAAATTTGGCCGTGGAAAGAAACGATTAGCTGGCGTATTGATTCACATGGTGCGCGTGTTCCTTTAGTGGAACAAAATTTATGGCCGCATCAATTTGAACAGATTATGGGACAACCCTCGCAACTAGTCATATCGATTGTTTGCATGCTAGCCGGTATTGGTATTGTTTGGTTATTAGAAAAAGTGGCACAGACCAAGCAATAG
- a CDS encoding SCO family protein: protein MKKSWIVSLLIAFACGAALSVYLQNRPVPSTLHSTQLLEGANHSAVNIFDPQDPRIRILYFGFTRCPDVCPTSLAMLSAAMKQLTPSELSHIRPIFITLDPERDKGEDTQAYAHYFHPNLEGYSGSLDTITSLAQQYGVIFQKTELKESALKYTIDHSSYFYFVHPNGAIIKKVPHTMNPQPLIFAIQQIEKGNF, encoded by the coding sequence ATGAAAAAATCATGGATTGTGAGCTTACTTATCGCATTTGCTTGTGGGGCTGCCTTGAGCGTGTATCTGCAAAACCGTCCTGTACCATCCACCTTGCATTCGACTCAGCTTTTAGAAGGAGCTAATCACTCAGCGGTCAATATATTCGACCCTCAAGATCCTCGTATTCGGATTTTATATTTTGGTTTTACTCGTTGCCCTGATGTTTGCCCGACTTCGTTAGCGATGCTCTCAGCCGCCATGAAGCAATTAACCCCATCTGAGTTAAGTCACATTCGCCCTATTTTTATTACTTTAGACCCTGAGCGCGATAAGGGTGAAGATACGCAAGCTTATGCGCATTATTTTCATCCAAACCTTGAAGGTTACTCGGGCTCGCTCGACACCATCACCTCGCTAGCACAGCAATATGGGGTGATATTTCAGAAAACGGAACTCAAAGAATCCGCCTTGAAGTACACCATAGATCACAGCTCATATTTTTATTTTGTACATCCTAACGGGGCCATCATTAAAAAAGTCCCTCATACAATGAACCCACAACCCCTTATATTCGCTATTCAACAAATAGAAAAAGGAAACTTCTAG
- a CDS encoding copper chaperone PCu(A)C, translating to MKPVSLLLNTVLLTSLLLSPSVFAHDGLKYDEPYARATAPNAVNSAIFMTIENHMANERSLVAAHTDAAEKVELHTVEKVGDMMKMRQVERITIPAHGEVQLKPGSDHIMLLNIKQPLIEGQNITVTLNYNNGETETMSVPVKKVMVGMSHHSTAHSEH from the coding sequence ATGAAACCTGTTTCTCTATTACTCAACACTGTGTTACTTACCAGTCTGCTACTTAGCCCATCAGTATTCGCTCACGATGGTCTTAAATATGATGAGCCTTACGCCAGAGCAACCGCGCCCAACGCTGTAAACAGTGCCATTTTCATGACCATAGAAAACCACATGGCCAATGAACGTTCATTAGTTGCCGCTCACACCGATGCCGCTGAGAAAGTCGAATTGCATACCGTTGAAAAAGTGGGAGATATGATGAAAATGCGTCAAGTTGAGCGCATTACGATCCCTGCGCATGGTGAAGTCCAACTCAAGCCAGGTAGTGACCACATCATGTTATTAAATATAAAACAACCACTGATTGAAGGACAAAATATCACGGTCACTCTCAATTATAATAATGGCGAAACAGAAACGATGAGCGTACCGGTAAAAAAAGTCATGGTGGGTATGAGTCATCACTCTACGGCGCATTCTGAGCACTAA
- a CDS encoding DMT family transporter: MTHPTKQHLITLCFTLFALVAFAANSVLARIALIENNIDSLSFTGLRLTSGAIMLALVLLTKHYVLHKPSIQSPLSLAGSNTSAGLLFIYALSFSIAYLSVETGTGALILFGAVQITMIVYQLAQGHRLKIVEWAGIILAFAGLVYLMLPNLSSPSLFGLVLMSIAGVAWAGYTIRGKSSIDPLTATTGNFIRSLPMCIGLLVYILTTQHTLTQTGVWLALISGAITSGIGYALWYVALKGLSATQAGVVQLFVPVIAALGGVVFVQEPITLSFVLASSMILFGILLITLQRR, encoded by the coding sequence ATGACTCACCCAACCAAGCAGCACCTTATTACTTTATGCTTTACCTTGTTTGCTTTGGTAGCTTTTGCTGCAAATTCGGTTCTTGCCCGTATCGCTTTGATTGAGAATAATATTGATTCATTAAGCTTTACCGGTTTGCGGTTAACCTCTGGCGCTATCATGTTAGCCTTAGTGCTACTGACCAAACATTATGTTCTTCACAAGCCCTCCATCCAATCACCCTTGAGCCTTGCAGGCAGTAATACTTCCGCAGGGTTGCTCTTTATTTATGCATTAAGTTTTTCGATTGCTTATCTTTCTGTTGAGACAGGGACTGGTGCTTTAATTTTATTTGGTGCTGTCCAAATCACTATGATTGTCTATCAACTAGCTCAAGGCCATCGATTAAAAATAGTCGAATGGGCAGGCATAATATTAGCGTTTGCAGGGTTGGTTTATTTAATGCTTCCTAACCTATCGAGCCCATCGTTATTTGGCTTGGTATTAATGTCGATAGCGGGTGTGGCTTGGGCGGGGTATACCATTAGAGGGAAAAGCAGTATCGATCCTCTTACTGCGACGACAGGTAACTTTATTCGTAGCCTTCCAATGTGCATCGGATTATTGGTTTATATTCTTACCACTCAGCACACGCTGACTCAAACTGGCGTGTGGCTAGCCCTGATCTCAGGTGCGATCACTTCTGGAATTGGCTATGCCCTTTGGTATGTTGCACTTAAAGGACTAAGTGCAACTCAAGCAGGTGTCGTACAATTATTTGTCCCTGTTATCGCCGCTTTAGGGGGTGTCGTCTTTGTTCAAGAACCCATCACACTCTCTTTTGTATTGGCTTCCAGTATGATCTTATTTGGTATCCTACTGATCACCTTACAACGACGATAA
- a CDS encoding RNA recognition motif domain-containing protein, translating to MKLLVRNLARQTTEMEMRKMFEEFGEVGECTLVLDQETGESKGFGFVYMPDLDQAKTARFALNGKEIDNSKIKVKVAS from the coding sequence ATGAAACTTTTAGTTCGTAACCTTGCTCGTCAAACGACCGAAATGGAAATGCGTAAAATGTTTGAAGAATTTGGCGAAGTCGGTGAGTGCACGCTCGTGTTAGATCAAGAAACGGGAGAATCGAAAGGGTTTGGTTTCGTTTATATGCCCGATCTTGATCAGGCGAAAACAGCAAGGTTTGCGTTAAATGGTAAAGAAATCGATAACAGCAAAATTAAAGTGAAAGTAGCAAGTTAA
- the bcsD gene encoding cellulose biosynthesis protein BcsD: MVKSSKIDVITEPLASSFWLAILHKVLLQSEEHDREGILKELGKLMAKTFPMSPVKTLQQLESQMNAHGSDLGLGMIQLTAQQQALAIEQTRNGTCEYDFDQPLAVLMAETYLVWMKQQGANDSHITVSIESVSKDKMTFLFHVIR, from the coding sequence ATGGTCAAGTCATCAAAGATTGACGTTATTACGGAGCCATTAGCATCTTCTTTTTGGTTGGCTATTTTGCATAAGGTGCTCCTGCAATCGGAGGAGCACGATAGGGAAGGAATTTTAAAGGAACTGGGCAAGCTCATGGCGAAGACCTTCCCTATGTCTCCGGTAAAAACGTTGCAACAATTAGAGTCGCAAATGAATGCCCATGGCTCCGATTTGGGGTTAGGGATGATCCAATTAACCGCACAACAACAGGCATTAGCTATTGAGCAGACACGTAATGGGACTTGCGAGTATGACTTTGATCAGCCATTAGCGGTATTAATGGCTGAAACGTACTTGGTATGGATGAAGCAGCAAGGGGCCAATGATTCACATATAACAGTATCAATCGAGTCTGTTTCTAAAGATAAGATGACATTCCTTTTTCACGTAATTCGTTAA